In Nanoarchaeota archaeon, the DNA window CTGTTTTTGGCGGGTCGTACTCGTCGTCATAAGTTATCATGCGGATTTTCCTGCCCTGAACGCCTCCTTTCTCATTTATATCGTTTATAAACGCCAGCGAGCCGCGCGTGTACTGGGTGCCAAGAAAGCTCGCATGCCCGCTTAAGGCAGACGAGGAGCCGATAAGGATTTCGGAATCCGTAATGCCGTTTGTATCTCCCGGATTCTGCGCCCCATCAATCTGCGCCGGGGCTTCCCCGCTTGTGTAATATATGTAGCCTCCGGTCAATGCAATCGCCAGTATTGCTGCTGCGATAATTAAGTACGTTTTATTCATGGAAATCCCTGTTTAGTTTTATTTTCAGTTTGATTATACAAACTGAAAAGATAGAAATTGCCGTAGGCAATTTCTTTATTTCTTCTCCTCCAGTTCCTTTATCCTTTTCTTCAATTCAATCATCTTCAGTTCCCTTCCGACAGCAATCTTGTTGAACCGCTCCATTTCTGCAACCTTTTCCTCGAGCTCTTTTGTTCTTTCAGCAACCTGCTTTTCCAGAGACGCGCCGTGCGCCTTCAGCTCTTTTGTCTTCTCTGCAACCTCTTTTTCCAGAGCAATATTGTAATTTTTCAATTCCTTTGTTTTCTCTGCAACTTCCTGCTCAAGCTCTTCTGTATGTTTTCCGAGCGCTCCGTGGGATTTCTTCAAATCTTCAGCCATGTTGTTGAACACTGCGGCAAGCACCCCCACTTCATTTTCAGACGCAACATCCGGCTTAACGTTGAAATTGCCCTTGGAGAGCTCCCTCGCTGCTTCTGTCAGGTTCTTTACCGGCCCAACAATCCTGCCGATAAGAAAAAAGCCGGCAGCCCATGCAATAACAAGAATCAATAAGCCTGTGGGCAAAATGCGGAAATAGGTCAGCTCGCGGACAGAATTCTTCAGCTCTTTGTCAATTGTTTTAACGGCTCCGAGCAGGACTTCCTCCTCGACAACTATACCCATGCTAAATTCGGTTCCCTTCAGGGGAGCATAAGCAATAAAGAGATTTTTATTGCCTGCTGTTATATTCTCAAAACCGGTCGAGCCCGCCTTCATTTTATTCAAAACAGAAGAAAATTTGCTGTTGGTAATATTGTTAAGATTTACCCGGGATTCCCCTCTGCCTCGTGCCCTGCCGACTATATCTGTGTACGCCTGTTCCGGAAGGGCAATGGAATATCCCTCTTTGTCAACAAGGAAGGAATAAGAGTCCTCTATCGGATTGTATTCTTCAATATTCCCGATAATCTTGTTCAAAGTGACGTCAATGCCCAGGACCCCTATGAATCCGCCTTGCATGGCATAAACCGGCGCCACAGCCGATATCATAAGCCCCTGCCCGGCAGGGTCGTCATATACCGGCGTCCATACGACTTTCTGCTCCGGATTGTTCTTGGGATTGGCAGACGTAAAGAAAATATCTTTTGTAGCCTCGAAATCCGGAGGCACGATGTTGCCCAGCCCTATATTCGGATAGTATCTTGATGTCTCGCGGGCGCCCACCATCCATATGGCAACTATGTTCTGGTCATTTTCAAGGACTTTCGGGAATGCGTAATCCAGATATGCGTTCAGTTCCAGTTCCTCTTTCACATCGCCGGTAATCGTGATCTGCCCAGGAACAAAGACCGATGACGTATCATTCGGCCCGTTGAGGTATTGCCCTCCGCTTCCGGTAAAGACGCGCTCGCCAAATTTCCAGTAGTTATCCCTTGAAAAGGCTTTGGGATTTTCAAATATATTTTTGGTATAATCCGCAAGGCTGCCTGCGTTTTTACGCACATTTTCAAAAACAAGGTCGTTCTTTTCGGCTGATGCTATAGTAAGCTGAACCAGAAAGCCCTCTGCCTGGCTGCGCAGGGAATCAGCCGCAATCTCCCGGGCATTGCTTCCGGCATCCATAATCGAGTTGATTCCTATATAGCCTGTGACAAATATTGACACAGTAGTCAGA includes these proteins:
- a CDS encoding HAMP domain-containing protein gives rise to the protein MKSIKTEMFVFLLGLTTVSIFVTGYIGINSIMDAGSNAREIAADSLRSQAEGFLVQLTIASAEKNDLVFENVRKNAGSLADYTKNIFENPKAFSRDNYWKFGERVFTGSGGQYLNGPNDTSSVFVPGQITITGDVKEELELNAYLDYAFPKVLENDQNIVAIWMVGARETSRYYPNIGLGNIVPPDFEATKDIFFTSANPKNNPEQKVVWTPVYDDPAGQGLMISAVAPVYAMQGGFIGVLGIDVTLNKIIGNIEEYNPIEDSYSFLVDKEGYSIALPEQAYTDIVGRARGRGESRVNLNNITNSKFSSVLNKMKAGSTGFENITAGNKNLFIAYAPLKGTEFSMGIVVEEEVLLGAVKTIDKELKNSVRELTYFRILPTGLLILVIAWAAGFFLIGRIVGPVKNLTEAARELSKGNFNVKPDVASENEVGVLAAVFNNMAEDLKKSHGALGKHTEELEQEVAEKTKELKNYNIALEKEVAEKTKELKAHGASLEKQVAERTKELEEKVAEMERFNKIAVGRELKMIELKKRIKELEEKK